CAGGCGAGGCATCAGCGAGAACCGCCGCCTTGTGCTTGCCTGCACGGAGTTCGATGCTGCTGGCAATCCCGACTGGGAAAAAAGCCAGAGGCTCGTTGCTATGCAGAATCAGCTTTCGGATCGTCCGGACTCCAAGGCCGCCGGATTTGCAACGCTGCCTGAAACACTCGTCAATGCCCGAAAGCTGGCGGCTTGCAGCCGCTCCTTGTCCGACTTTCTCTACCGGCGCGAACGCCTGCCGCTCTCGATCCACCCGGCAACGGACCTGTTCAAAGGCGAGGGCGAAAGCGAACGAGATTTCACCATCCGCCTTCAACAGGTCGCGCGCGAGCAGCGCGATCAGGAGGTCGATGCGCTTGAAAAGAAGTATGCCACCCAGCTTGAACGCATCGCCGAGAAGATCAAAAAAGAGGAGCGTGAATTGGCGCAGGACGAGGCCGAGCATCAGAACCGGAAAGCTGGTGAACTGATCGGTCTTGGAGAAACCATGCTGGGCTTTTTCCTCGGTCGGAAAAGCACGCGGGGCATCAGCGCCGCCATCAACCGGCGGCGCATGACAGCCAACGCCAAAGCAGAGGTTGATGAGTCTGTCGAAACAATCGAGGAGCTGAAGCGTCAGCAGGAGAAGATCGAAGCCAAACTGAAGAGGCTGGCCGCAGAAATAACCGCGCGATGGGAACATCCGGAATCAGCGCTGACAACCGAGGAGATCGCGCCCCGGCGAAGCGACGTGATGATTCAGATGGTGACCACCGGTTGGCTTCCCTTCTGGCAGGTTACGCTTGACCAGGCCTCCGGCGGCGGAACGCTCTATCTGCCGGCATACGAAGCCGCAGACGAATCGTAGGCCGTCGGCGGCTCATGCCTCGTTGCCGCGCTGTCTGAAAAGCAGATCGCGGAAGAAAAAAAGCGCGGCCACGGCGAGCGTCAAGAGGGCGGCAGACCAGACAGGCAGCGAAAATTTCGAGCCGCCTTCATACATCCACCAGGCGCCGAAGAGGAAAAATACTACGGAAGCGCCAATGCGGATCGCCTTTTCCGGCAGGTTCTTGCCCATCATCCGGCCCACGATGACGGCCAGACCGTCCGACACCACCATACCAAGAGTCGAACCGAGCCAGACCGGAAGAAATGGGTTTGTGGTAGCGAGGCTGATCGTGGTGAGCATGGTCTTGTCGCCAAGCTCGGCCATGAAGAAGGTTGAAAAAACAATCCAGAAGGGATTGACGCCGGTTTTGCACTCCCCCGTCTCATCGTCATCGAGGCTGTCGCCGCGCAGCGTCCAGAAACCGAAAATGATGAAGGAGATACCCGCGATGAACGCGATCCAGTCGCCCGGCAGAAGACCGCCGACAAACCAGCCGATACCCGCTGAAAAAACATGCACGGCAAGCGTCGCCCAGAAAATGCCCCACAGCACGACGCGCGTGTTGTAGCAGGTTGCGAGCGTGAGCGCCACAAGCTGGGTTTTGTCGCCAAGCTCGGCGAGAAAAATCATGACGAGGGAAAGCCAGAATGCGCCCATGCGATCGGAACAAGATTACTGATTGCCAATTGTCGAGCCGGGAAAATATCCTATTACAGCCCATTGTTCCAAATACAATAACGCCCGAAGCGCAACTCATTCTCCCATTTTCAGATCGAAATCGGATTTATCCGTCGATGTTGTGCGGCCTCACGCTTGCACGGTCTTCACCAGCTCATCCGTATTGATTCCCTTCAGGCGCAACTGCTCGAGCAGTTGCCGATAGGTAGCGTCATCCATGTACGGCGTTCTCGACAGCACCCAGCAGCGCGTTGCGGAAGGATTCGACACCAGTGCCCACGAGTAGTCTTCGGCAAGCCCGATAACCCAGTAATCAGCTTTGATATACCTGAAAAAAGTGACGATCAGCTTGGCGTTGCCACTGCCCTCAACCGGCACGGCGGTTGCCCTGATTGACTTCTCCCGGCCATTCCGCTTGCACGAGTTGCGCACCATCACCTTACCTTTGGCGGCATCAAGCGTGTACTCGGCTTTCGTGCTGGCACAGCCGCGCTGCTGCTTGCTCGGTATGGAGGCGATCTCATACCAGGTGCCACAATATTTCATGACATCGACCTCTGGTACGGTTTCCGGCCCGGTGGGATGGAAATATTTTCGGATAAGCTTTCTGAACATGGCTGAAACAGTGAGTGGTTTTGTCGAAACAGTTATACATCAATAAACCGGCGCAGGTAACGGCAAAGTTTCACACTTTCACCTTTGGAGAGCTTGTAACAGTTTGAAAGCATTGTTATTGTCGAGGTTTTTCAATAGCATTGATAGGTGAGCCTTCATTAAAACCTTGTTGTTATTGTGCCGACTGTCCGTATTGCCGAACCCGCTGACATCGGGGCGTGCGCCCGATTGCTGAATGTTCTTTTCAGCCAGGAACACGAATTTGCCCCTGACCTGAAAAAACAGAAGGACGGTCTCGGCATGATCATCGGCGACTCATCAGCCGGAACGATTTTCGTGTGTGAAATGGACGAAAGCATCATCGGCATGGTCTCGCTGCTGAATCTGGTCAGCACGGCGCTCGGCAAAAAGGTGGCAATGCTCGAAGACATGATCGTCGATCCCGAGTGGCGCGGACAGGGCATCGGCGCGATGCTGCTCGATCACGCCTGCAGCTGGGCGCGGGAAAACGGCTATGGCAGAATCACGCTGCTGACTGATGGCGACAACGTCCCGGCCCAGCGTTTTTACGGGGCACACGGTTTCGCGCGCTCAACGATGGTGGCATTCAGAAAACAGCTATAAGTTTAGAGGAGAAACTCGCATGAACGTCAAGGAGAGCGAACCGGCACAGGCCGACCTGCAGGCATCATGGATGTGCGCCGAATGCGGCTACATTTACGATCCCGCAGAGGGTAATCTCGAAACGAACATCCGTCCCGGCATGCCTTTCGACAAGCTGCCGGATGACTGGAGCTGCCCGGTGTGCAATCACCCGAAAAACCAGTTCACAAAATTCATTTCTCAGCTCTGAACATCAAAAAACCTAATAATCAGCATTATGGAACAGTGGAAGTGCAACATCTGCGGATACATCTACAACCCTGAAACCGGCGACCCTGAAGGCGATATTCCAGCCGGAACATCGTTTGAATCCCTCCCCGACAGCTGGATGTGCCCCGTCTGCGGCGCGGGCAAGGAAGAGTTCACGAAAATTTAAGGGCGGGAAAAGACATCTTTGATGGAGGTAGCCATCTTCTGGAAGGGCGGCACATAAACCGCCCTTCTGCATTTCTCCCTCACTCCATCTTGTTTTCCAGCGACTGGCTGGTCGCAATGACGGCGGCTTTGCTGGCGGGATAGAGGCTGACAAGCAGGGTGAAGAAGAGGGCTGCGGCTCCAACGGCGAGGAAGTCGCCGGTTTTCATGCTGATGGGATAGGCGCTGATGATGAAGGCACTCTTCGAGGGAAGCTGGACGATGCCCCACAGCTCTTGCGCTTTGCAGATGAGCCAGGCTAAAAGCGAGCCAAGCGTCGTGCCGGCCAGACCCGTCAGCCCGCCTTCGACGATAAAGATCGTCATAAACTGCGGCCGTTCGAGGCCAAGGCAGCGCAGATAGAAGAGTTCGTGGCGCTTGTCGATGACCGTCATGGCGAGCGATCCGGCGAGGCTCAGAAGAGCCACCAGAATCACCAGCATCAGCACGGCGAAGCTGGCCCACTTTTCAAGCTGCATCACGGCAAACATGTCGCGGTGCCGCTCCCGCAGCGTTACCACACGCAACGTTTTTTCCCGATGGGTTGCCGAAATCCATTCGCGAAGTCGAGCTTCGAGCGTTTCGTCGCTCACCCCTGACTTCCCCCTGATGTCGATGCCAGAGTAGCGCCCACGACCGAAAAGCAGGATGTTCTGGGCCATTTCAACCGGCGCGAGCACGTAGCGGTCGTCGAACAGCTTTTGCAGCGAAAAGCTGCTCTGGACTCGCACGTCGCTCATCGAAAGCGCGGGCATCAGCTCCGGTTGCGAAAGGGCTTGCAGGCCAGCTGAAATCAGCTCCGGGCTGAAGAGCCGCACCGGTTCATCAGGGTAAAGCCGTAGCCTTTCAGCAAGCAGGTTACCTGCCGAGATTCCGTCTGTGGAGAAATAGGGCTGCGTGGTGGAGGTCGTTTGCATCAGAGAGCGCTGCGCCTCGGCGGTCAAACCGCGCACCATGATCAGCTCGCTTTTGCCCGACGCAGTAATAATCGCCTGCCCCTCGACGAAGGGGTGCGCCGTTTCGACGCCATCGAGCCTGGCGATGGCGGCAAGCAGAGAGTCGCTCACTACCAGCGAGCGCCCCTGCGCGGGCACGATCTGAACCGGACCTTCAACGGTCACGAAGAGGTCACGGGCCAGCTTCTGGAAGCCGTTCAGCACGCTCATCACAACGAGCAGCGTCGAGACGCCGACGACGATCCCCGCGAGACTGATGCCCGAAATAATATTGATTACCCGGAAGCGCTTGCGCGCGAAGCTGTAACGCCCGGCTATCCAGATACCTGCTTTCATCGTTTTCTTTTCACGTGGTCAGTGCGGTTGCGGGCTGGAGCGAAGCGGCAACGCGTGATGGAATGAAAGCGAAAAGCAGCGTCAGCACCGCCACGCCCCCCGACACGGCGAGGTATTGAAGCGGGTCGATTTCGAGCGGCACGTGGCGGATGAAGTAGCTCTTTTCCGGCAGCGTAATGAGATGGAATCGCAGCTCGAAGAGCGACAGGCCAAGCGCGAGCAGGTTACCCAGGCCAATGCCGACCAGTGAAATCATGAGCGCCTGTCCCATGAACACCAAGCTCACGGCGCGAGGTTCGAGACCAAGCGCGGTCAACATGCCGATCTCCTTCGTTTTTTCGATGATGAGCACCAGCAGCGTCGAAACGATGTTGAACACCGCCACAACCGTGATGGTGATGATGAGCAGTGGCATGATGTTTTTCTGGAGTTTGAGCCACTCAAAAAGGTTTGCGTAGCGCTCGTACACCGTGTAGGAGTAAAAGGGATAACCGAGTGTGGATGCCACAGTCGCCGAAATCGCCTGCAGATCGCGCAAGTTGCCGACGTTGGCTTCGTAGCCCGAAATCATGTCGGGATGGTAAAGCTGTTGAAGCCTGCCGAGATCGGCGAAGACGATGATGTCGTCGAAGCCTTCGGAGAGGCCGGTGTCGTAGATGCCCGCGACTCGCGCCACGTGCAGATCAAGGCTCGACAGCAACTCGACCACGCTCTCCTTGCCGGTGATGCCGGACGTGCCGTTTTTGCCAGCGATGCCGACAATCAGCAGTTGATCGCCCGCCTTGACACCGAGCTTGTCGGCGAGCGTCCTGCCAAGCAGGATGGGCAGCGAGCCGTCCGCAGAAGCCGGAGCCGATTCGAGCAGTTCCGGTCCGTTCTGCAGAAAGCGTGAACTCTCGCGTGGATCGATCCCCTGAATCATTGCTGGTGCGATCTCTCCGCCTGCATCGCCCTTCCCGGCGCGGCTCCGGAGCATCACGTTCATTTCAAGAAACGGTGAAACCGAAACGATGCCCGGCACGCTTTTCAGCGTCTGAAGGTCGCGGCGGGTTTCAAGAAACAGGCGTTCGTCGGGCTGGCGTACCTGAAGATGCGAGGTGAACCTGATGAGCTTACCCTCGATGACCGAAGCAAATCCATTCACAATCGACAGCGTCAGAATCAGCGCCGCCGTCCCCACGGCAATCCCAATCACCGCCGCCAGCACGATAAACGTCGGCTTCGACAGCGAGCGAGGCTTAAAGGCAAATCGCCTGGCAATGTAGAGCTCGGCTTTCACTGAGTAGTCAAAGGCGCGGATGATGGATCGTGGTTCAGGAGAAGACGAACCTCCCTTCTAATGCAGGGAAAGATAAGAATTTCTGGGCATCTGGTGTGGATTGCGCAGTAAAGATTGGGAGAGGACTAATGGCTGGAGCGGATTTGTAAAGGTCTCGAAGCAAAAGGTGATTCAAGGGATGTCGGAAATCCGGATTGTAAGGGCAGTGACCCGCAAGCCAAGCCGGGTTATTCCCCACTACCGCTCCGCCACCTTCTCTTTTAAACCTCCCTCGTAAATGCCAAAACCATATTTTTCCCTGATGACTTTGCTTTGTAAAGAGCTTTGTCAGCATTCACAATCAGCGAAGTACCGTCAGTGGCGTCATCGAGCCATGAGGCGACACCGATACTCACCGTCAGTTGTCCGCCGGGCTGCTTGCTTTCGTGCTCGAACGGTTCTGCGTAAATGATGTTGCGCAGCCGCTCGGAAATATCAAGCGCTGTCGCCCGGTCAGTCTTCGGAAAAAGGATGGCGAATTCGTCACCCCCAAACCTCGATGGAATATCGGTCATGCGACACTCCTTCCTGATGATTTCGGCGATTCTCGCCAGCGCCCTGTCTCCGGCAACGTGCCCGTAACGGTCGTTATAGTTCTTGAAGTTGTCGATATCGATCATGGCGAGCGAGATATCGCCGTTGAAGCGCCGTGCCCGCTCGACATCGATAATGAGATGCTCCTTGAAGTGGCGATAGTTGTAAAGATTGGTTTTTTCATCGCGGATGTGCAACTCGTCAAGCTTGCGGTTTTTCTCCTCGATGTCGTGGCACATGCTCGCGACCGATTCGCTGACGGAGCGCATGTCGGCGGATGGATCCTCGCCGTTCAAAAGGGTTTCAGCAGCTTCGGCGGTATCGTGCAAACTTTCGGAAAGATTGCAATTCAACAGGGCAAGCCGTTCTGAAAGTTTATGGAGTGGAATGATCGAGCGCCGGTAGCTGGAGATGATAAGTTTCCCGCCAGCCAGCACAACAACAACCAGCAAAAGCGTAATAAACACGAGATAGTAATTCAGGCTGGCTGTGAGCTGCGCTTTTTCATCAGTGATCTTCGCGCTCAGCTTTTCTATCATGCCATCCATATCGACGACCATGAGCTGGAGCGATTCGCGGCTGACCGGAGCGGCAAGCGGCTGGCGGTGTTTCAGCCACTGGTTGAGTTCACTTCCCTGCTTCATCTCCAGGCTGCGCCCAATCTCCGAAAACCTGGCACACTCGATCCGGAGCTTCGACTGAATATCCGCCTGTTTGCCAAGTACAAGATGCTCATCCCCAAAAAGCTGTTCGATCGACGAAATGCTGGTGCGGCATTCAACCAGCCTCATGCGCAACGACTCGTCTTCACTGATCTGGTGAAGACGGGAACTCTGGAAAGCACCAAACCAGGCGGTTCCTCCGGCAGCCAGAATCAGCGCCACAATACCGAAAATCATTGTTAACCTGAGGAAGTAATTGCCTGTAGTATCGCTTTCGTTTTTCATTTAGTCACTTGAGAATGATGGTACGCACGAGCTGTTCGTATGGCGCCATGTCGCCGCGCTCAAAGAGCTTCTGCCCCTCTTTGGCAAGCCATGCGCCAAACCCGGTCGCCAGCGGGTTGTACGGATCGTAGAGATAGAAAATATCCGTGGAAAGCGGATACTCGCCAGTATAAATCGTTTCGGGAGAAGCCGCCACCGGCTTGCCGCCCGCATCGGCGCTCACCGGCACCGCTTTGATGCTGCTTCCATAGCCGGAGCGCAAGGACGCCGCATACTCGGGCAGGGTCATAATCGCAGCAGCATACCGGTCTTTGCTGACGCGATCCAGCAGCGTTGGCAGGTCTGGCTCCGCTGAAGCCGAAAGAGCTTCCGTTTTACCGAAGAGCATCTCCGAAAGCAAAGTGCGGGCACGCAGGTTGCTGCCGTCCAGGCAGGCGACGATCGTACCGCGCGAGCCACCGAGAGATTTCCAGTCAGTTAGACGTCCGGAAAAAATCGCTTTCAGGTTGGCAATCGAGACGGAGTAAACGGGATTAGCGCAGTTAACGACAAACACAAGCGCATTGCGGGCGACCGGCTGACGTCTGACGGGATGCTTCAGCGTGGAAAGCAGCGAATCCTCACGGGCAGAGAGAGCGCCCTCGATGAGCGCTGCATCGACCTTCTTTTCGAGAAGCCGCAAAACCGGGCGGGAAGATTCCTGGGAGAGTTTGATGGCCGCGTTCGGATACTGGTCCGAAAATGCCGCTGCTTGAATTCCGGCAACGGCAGTGAGCGATTGATCAACCGCCACGGCAAGAGTTCCGCTGATGGGCGTGTCACCGGAAATGGCCGAACCAAGAGGGCTTTCCGGCGAAGGCGCACGCATCCAGAGCCAGACAGGCACAGCAATGCCTGTGGCCAGAATAAGTGCAATCACGACGTCACGGAACCGGTGATTCATGGTATTTTTTTAAACGTTAGGCTGAAAGATAGGCAAAACGGCAGAACATTGGAATTGTAAACATTTCGGAAATGCCCTGTTTCTTCATGGAAATAAAGCGTGAATTCACTAACATCCGCTTTCCTGAATATTTATTCACTCTGGTGCATTCGCATTTAAACCCTGATGAATCATATCCCGATGCAGAATAAGAAGGTTACGGTTTCGGTCATCGGCGCTTCAGGATATTCAGGAGCCGAGCTGGTGAAGCTGCTCATGAAGCATCCGGGAATCGTTATCGAAGAGCTTTACGCCCACACCCAGGCGGGCAAGCGCTTTACGGAGCTGTATCCGTCGATACCCTGCGACAAGACGTTCCAGACCTATGCCGGACAGACCAATAGTGATGTTTACTTGCTCGCTCTCCCGCATGGCGAGGCGTTACAGCTGGTGCCGGGCATCGTGGCTGCCGGAAAAAAGGTGATCGACCTGTCGGGCGACTTCAGACTGAAAAACACCGCCGAGCACAAGCGCTTTTATGGCGGCGACAAGTCGGCGGAGGACGTGCTCCAGTACGGAATGCCAGAGCTGTTCCGCGACGAAATCGCTGGATCGACAGCAATCAGCAATCCGGGTTGCTACGCCACGAGCATCATCCTCGGCCTTGCGCCCCTCTTCCTTGGCGGCATGGCGGGGCTCGACGTCGAGTCGGTGAACGTGACAGCGGTTTCCGGCATTTCGGGCGCGGGTCGAAGCGCGAAGCTCGAACTCTCGTTCTCGGAGATGAGCGGAAACATGCGAGCCTACAAGGTGGGCAAGCACCAGCACACGCCCGAGATCATGCAGACACTCGGCACCTCCGTGACCGATCCGTCGTTCCGCTTCGTCTTCACACCGATGATCGCGCCTTATGTCCGAGGCATCTACTCGGTGCTGAACGTGCGCCTCGCCTCGCCGGTAGCCATGGAGCCGGTCCGCGAGCTGTATGCGGGATTCTACGCCAACGCTCCGTTCGTCAGGTTGCGCGACGGCGTAACCGAGGTGAGCCACGTCGCCTACACCAACTTCTGCGACATCAGTCTCGCTTTCGAAAGCGACGGTTCGCTGGTGATCATCACAGCCATCGACAACCTCGTGAAGGGCGCGGCGGGTCAGGCGGTGCAGAACATGAACCTGATGCTCGGCTTCGGCGAAACAACTGCTTTGCTTTAAACATTATCGACTTACACAAGATTGGAACCATTTGAAAAATCGATTGCCGCCGTCAAGCGCCTCGCCAAGAGAACTGTCTGGCCTGAAGGCGTGAGGCCGGTTGTTGCCGATCCCGCTTCGGACGCTGTTTTCTGGCCTGAAGGCTTCACGCTCGCAGGCATCAACTGCGGCATCAAGCCGACGAGCAAAGATCTGATGCTGATGCTCTGCGACGAACCGGCCAGCACCGCCTCGGTCTTCACAACCAACCTTTGCTGCGCGGCTCCGGTCGAGCTGTCAAAGGCCGCATTGTCGGCCTCCGGCGGCAAGATGCGGGCCGTCATCTGCAACAGCGGCAACGCCAACGCCGCCACCGGCGCGGCAGGAATGCAGAATGCGCGACTGATGGCAGAGTCCACGGCGCAAGCCTTCGACCTCAACGCAGGCGAGGTGCTGGTCGCCTCCACCGGTGTGATCGGCCAGCAGCTGCCGGTCGAAAAAATCGCCGGTGCCATGCCCTCGCTGAAGGCGACCTCCGGTTCGACGCAATGGTGTGATGCCGCCGAGGCGATCATGACTACCGACACCTTCCCGAAGGCGTTCGGGGTTGACGTGAAGCTCTCAGGCGGCACGGCGAGAATCGCGGGCATCGCTAAAGGCTCTGGCATGATCTGCCCGAACATGGCCACCATGCTCGCCTTCCTGGGCACCGACGCCACCATCGAACCGGCGCTGTTGCAGGAGCTGCTCGCGGCAGCGAACGCGGTGAGTTTCAACGCCATCACGGTTGACGGCGACACCAGCACCAACGACATGGCGGCGATCATGGCAAGCGGCAAAGGGCCTGAAGTACTGCGCGGTTCGGACAACGCACGCCTCTTCGGCGAAGCCTTGCGTTCCGTGATGACCATGCTCGCCCAGCTCATCATCGTCGATGGCGAAGGGGCAACCAAGTTCGTCGAACTGCGCGTCACCGGCGCAAAAAGCAACGAAGAAGCTCGCATGGCGGCAATGACCGTGGCCAACTCGCCACTCGTCAAGACGGCCATCCACGGCGAAGACGCCAACTGGGGCCGCATCATTGCTGCGGCGGGGCGCTCCGGCGCATCGTTCGTGCAAGAAGAGCTGTCGGTGTACTTCGACGACGAGCCAATTCTCAAGCCGGGGCTCGATGCCAATTTCTCCGAAGAACGGGCCAAGGAGGTCATGTCGAAGGAGGAGTTCACCATCACCCTTTCGCTCGGCAAAGGTGCGGGCAGGGCGACCGTGTGGACCTGCGACCTGAGCCACGGCTACATCGAAATCAACGGCAGCTATCGCAGCTGACCGGTTTTGCCCATCTTTTCACAAGGACTATTCATGGAAAAAATGTGCAGTGAGTTCCGCCCCGAGGGAAAAAGACCTGAGCCGGCCATCGGCTACATGCTCGTCGAGGCGCTGCCCTACATCAGGAAATTCGAGGGCAAGACCTTCGTCATCAAGTATGGCGGCGCGGCCATGAAGGACGAGGTGCTCAAGAACATCTTCGCAGAAAACGTCACACTCCTGCGCAAAGTGGGCATCAAGGTAGTGATCGTCCACGGCGGAGGTGATGCCATCACCAAAACCTCCGCGAAACTTGGACTGGAAACAACCTTTGTTCACGGCAAGCGTGTGACGGACCGCCAGACCGTCGACGTGATCCAGATGACGCTCGCCGGAAAGGTGAACCAGGACATCGTGCAGCTCATCAACAAGGATGGCGGCAACGCCGTTGGCGTCAGCGGTCTCGATGCCGACACGATCCTGGCCAAGCCATCCCCGAACGCCTCGACCCTCGGCCTGGTCGGCGAGGTGGCGGAGATCAACACCCGCTACATCGACCTGCTCTGCGACGCAGGACTGATTCCGGTCATCGCGCCCATCGGCTACGACATGGAGGGCAACATCTACAACATCAACGCCGACGATGCGGCGGCGGCCATCGCCGTGGCGCTCAAGGCTGAAAAACTGATCTACGTCAGCGACGTGGAGGGCGTGCGGGTCGGGAACCGGATTCTGAAAACGATCTGCAAGGCGGATGCGGCTGAGCTCATCGAAAAAGGAATCATCACTGGCGGCATGATTCCCAAGGTCGTTTCGGCCTACCAGACGCTCGACGGCGGCGTCGGTAAGGTGCACCTCATCGATGGTCAGATCACCCATTCGCTGCTGCTTGAAGTCTTCACCAACGAAGGCGTCGGCACGCAGTTTGTCAACGAACTTGAACAAGAACCAACTGCTGAAGAAGGAGCATCATGAGCCAGGACAACAAAGGCAACGGATCAAAAAAACGCGACTTTCTCGGATTCACCGGCCTCGATGCAGCCAAAATCATTGAACTGTTCGACTACTCGCTTTTTATCAAACAGCAGCGCGAAACCAACCGTAACAGTGACGAGTTCCGCCCGATCCGCCACAAAACCGTGGCCATGATCTTCAACAAGCCCTCGCTGCGCACGCGGGTGTCGTTCGAACTTGGCGTCTATGAACTTGGCGGCCACGCCATCAGCCTCGAAGGCAAGTCGATCGGCGTTGGCGAACGCGAGTCGATCGAAGACATCGCCCGCCTGCTCTCGCGCTACAACGACGCGATTGTCGCCCGCCTGCACGAGCACGAGATCATCGAAACCCTCGCCAAGCACGCAGATATTCCGGTCATCAACGCGCTGACCGACCTGTCGCACCCGTGCCAGGTTCTGGCCGACGCCTTCACGCTCTATGAAAAGGGGCTGTGGCGCGACGACATCAAAGTGGTCTTTGTCGGCGACGGCAACAACGTGGCGAACTCGTGGATCGAACTGGCCGGCATCCTGCCGTTCCACTTCGTACTCGCCTGCCCTGAGGGCTACCTGCCCGATGAAACGCTGTTGAAGCAGGCGCGCAGCAACGCTAAGGGCACGATCGAGATTCTGCACGATCCGATGGAGGCGGCAAAACAGGCCGATGTGCTCTATACCGACGTCTGGACGAGCATGGGTCAGGAAGAGGAGATGGCCGAGCGCCTGAAGGCGTTCGCACCGTTCCAAATCAACGCGAAGATGGTGGCCGAAGCCAAACCGTCGGCGGTGATCATGCACTGCATGCCCGCGCATCGCGGCCAGGAGATCAGCGCCGAGGTGATGGACGGCCCGCAGTCGATCATCATCGACGAGGCCGAAAATCGCCTGCATGTGCAGAAGGCGCTCATGGTGAAGCTGATGAACCACGACGTTTACCGCAAGTTCCACCTGACGCACCGCCTGCACCGGGCTGCAAATCGCCTCAAAG
The nucleotide sequence above comes from Chlorobaculum tepidum TLS. Encoded proteins:
- the argJ gene encoding bifunctional glutamate N-acetyltransferase/amino-acid acetyltransferase ArgJ, with the protein product MRPVVADPASDAVFWPEGFTLAGINCGIKPTSKDLMLMLCDEPASTASVFTTNLCCAAPVELSKAALSASGGKMRAVICNSGNANAATGAAGMQNARLMAESTAQAFDLNAGEVLVASTGVIGQQLPVEKIAGAMPSLKATSGSTQWCDAAEAIMTTDTFPKAFGVDVKLSGGTARIAGIAKGSGMICPNMATMLAFLGTDATIEPALLQELLAAANAVSFNAITVDGDTSTNDMAAIMASGKGPEVLRGSDNARLFGEALRSVMTMLAQLIIVDGEGATKFVELRVTGAKSNEEARMAAMTVANSPLVKTAIHGEDANWGRIIAAAGRSGASFVQEELSVYFDDEPILKPGLDANFSEERAKEVMSKEEFTITLSLGKGAGRATVWTCDLSHGYIEINGSYRS
- the argB gene encoding acetylglutamate kinase, encoding MEKMCSEFRPEGKRPEPAIGYMLVEALPYIRKFEGKTFVIKYGGAAMKDEVLKNIFAENVTLLRKVGIKVVIVHGGGDAITKTSAKLGLETTFVHGKRVTDRQTVDVIQMTLAGKVNQDIVQLINKDGGNAVGVSGLDADTILAKPSPNASTLGLVGEVAEINTRYIDLLCDAGLIPVIAPIGYDMEGNIYNINADDAAAAIAVALKAEKLIYVSDVEGVRVGNRILKTICKADAAELIEKGIITGGMIPKVVSAYQTLDGGVGKVHLIDGQITHSLLLEVFTNEGVGTQFVNELEQEPTAEEGAS
- the argF gene encoding ornithine carbamoyltransferase, with the translated sequence MSQDNKGNGSKKRDFLGFTGLDAAKIIELFDYSLFIKQQRETNRNSDEFRPIRHKTVAMIFNKPSLRTRVSFELGVYELGGHAISLEGKSIGVGERESIEDIARLLSRYNDAIVARLHEHEIIETLAKHADIPVINALTDLSHPCQVLADAFTLYEKGLWRDDIKVVFVGDGNNVANSWIELAGILPFHFVLACPEGYLPDETLLKQARSNAKGTIEILHDPMEAAKQADVLYTDVWTSMGQEEEMAERLKAFAPFQINAKMVAEAKPSAVIMHCMPAHRGQEISAEVMDGPQSIIIDEAENRLHVQKALMVKLMNHDVYRKFHLTHRLHRAANRLKA